The following proteins come from a genomic window of Micromonospora zamorensis:
- a CDS encoding precorrin-8X methylmutase encodes MSRVVHPIEVESYRILRERVDLSHLPPLCRAVTERVVHASADLAYVDELVCDEAALESGLAALRAGAPVVTDVAMVAAGITRAGLELVCPVAEPAAAELGREAGITRSAAAVRIALTRVGPGAVWVVGCAPTALVELLTVDAAPALVVGLPVGFVGAAESKAALRASGLPGVSNVGEKGGSAVAAAALNALLYVEEKS; translated from the coding sequence ATGAGCCGGGTGGTGCATCCCATCGAGGTCGAGTCGTACCGCATCCTGCGCGAGCGGGTCGACCTGTCACACCTGCCGCCGCTCTGCCGAGCGGTGACCGAACGGGTGGTGCACGCCAGCGCCGACCTCGCGTACGTCGACGAGCTGGTCTGCGACGAGGCGGCGCTGGAGTCGGGCCTGGCGGCGTTGCGCGCCGGGGCGCCCGTGGTCACCGACGTGGCGATGGTCGCCGCCGGCATCACCCGGGCCGGTTTGGAGCTGGTCTGCCCGGTCGCCGAGCCGGCCGCCGCCGAGCTGGGCCGCGAGGCCGGGATCACCCGCTCGGCGGCGGCCGTGCGGATCGCACTGACCCGGGTCGGCCCGGGCGCGGTCTGGGTGGTCGGCTGCGCGCCGACCGCGCTTGTCGAACTACTCACAGTGGACGCCGCACCGGCGCTGGTCGTCGGCCTGCCGGTCGGCTTCGTGGGGGCCGCCGAGTCGAAGGCGGCGCTGCGGGCCAGCGGCCTGCCCGGGGTGTCCAACGTGGGCGAGAAGGGCGGCTCGGCGGTCGCCGCCGCCGCCCTCAACGCCCTGCTCTACGTCGAGGAGAAGTCATGA
- a CDS encoding DUF362 domain-containing protein produces MAIVTIGACQGCGACLLTCPTHAIRPVPGGLTVRADRCTGCLECLEICPVDAIRVVAESDAIRVVADSDAIRVVAGPDAIRVVEPAPCGGAR; encoded by the coding sequence GTGGCGATCGTGACGATCGGCGCCTGCCAGGGGTGCGGCGCCTGCCTGCTCACCTGCCCCACGCACGCGATCCGGCCCGTCCCCGGCGGCCTGACCGTCCGCGCCGACCGCTGCACCGGCTGCCTGGAGTGCCTGGAGATCTGCCCGGTCGACGCGATCCGTGTCGTCGCTGAGTCTGACGCGATCCGCGTCGTCGCTGACTCTGACGCGATCCGCGTCGTCGCTGGCCCTGACGCGATCCGCGTCGTCGAGCCCGCCCCCTGCGGAGGAGCCCGATGA
- the cobJ gene encoding precorrin-3B C(17)-methyltransferase, whose protein sequence is MNHRNPPARIGLVAATAAGRRHADTVATAWPHARLVEGESAADALRGAWAECDAVVAFLATGAVVRILAPLLTDKRSDPAVVVVDEAARHAVALLGGHAGGGNDLAEQVGEVLDARPVITTATDAVDLPGLDTLGWPVQGAVAAVSRAILDGEPVRLVADADWPLPALPPNVQTTDEGAVDGGYRLLVTDRVVPLDERTAVLRPPSLVAGVGASRGVPAAEVGELLHRVLAEAGLDPASLRCLASADVKADEAGILSTADALGVPLVTWPATRLATVDVPHPSEVVRAAVGTPSVSEAAALLGPTGRPDDAALLVGKTATAMATVAVARHAPRGRLAVVGLGPGAADLRTPRAVAELRRAAVVVGLDQYLDQVRDVLRPGTRVLSSGLGAEEERARAAVAEAVAGRAVALVGSGDAGVYAMASPALEYADERIDVVGVPGVTAALAAGALLGAPLGHDHAYVSLSDLHTPWEVIERRVTAAAEGDFVTVFYNPRSRARDWQLGKALGILAAHRPPDTPVGVVRNASRPGERVHLATLTTVDPTAVDMYSVVVVGNSDTRLVAGRMVTPRGYRWRS, encoded by the coding sequence GTGAACCACCGAAACCCGCCCGCTCGGATCGGTTTGGTGGCGGCCACCGCCGCCGGCCGACGGCACGCCGACACCGTGGCCACCGCCTGGCCGCACGCCCGACTGGTCGAGGGGGAGAGCGCGGCCGACGCGCTGCGCGGCGCCTGGGCCGAGTGCGACGCGGTTGTCGCGTTCCTGGCCACCGGCGCGGTGGTGCGGATCCTCGCGCCGCTGCTCACCGACAAGCGCAGCGACCCTGCCGTGGTGGTCGTCGACGAGGCCGCCCGGCACGCCGTGGCGCTGCTCGGCGGGCACGCCGGCGGCGGCAACGACCTCGCCGAGCAGGTCGGCGAGGTGTTGGACGCCCGACCGGTGATCACCACCGCCACCGACGCGGTCGACCTGCCGGGGCTGGACACCCTCGGCTGGCCCGTGCAGGGCGCGGTCGCCGCGGTGTCCCGGGCCATCCTGGACGGCGAGCCGGTCCGACTGGTCGCCGACGCCGACTGGCCGCTGCCCGCCCTGCCCCCGAACGTCCAGACCACCGATGAGGGCGCCGTGGACGGCGGTTACCGGCTGCTGGTCACCGACCGGGTGGTGCCGCTCGACGAGCGGACCGCCGTGCTGCGGCCACCGTCGCTGGTCGCCGGGGTGGGCGCGAGTCGGGGCGTACCGGCCGCCGAGGTGGGGGAGCTGCTGCACCGGGTGCTGGCCGAGGCCGGCCTCGACCCGGCGAGCCTGCGCTGTCTGGCCAGCGCCGACGTCAAAGCCGACGAGGCGGGCATCCTGAGCACCGCTGACGCGCTCGGCGTACCCCTGGTGACCTGGCCGGCGACGCGGCTGGCCACCGTCGACGTGCCGCATCCCAGCGAGGTGGTCCGCGCCGCGGTCGGCACGCCGAGCGTGTCGGAGGCGGCGGCGCTGCTCGGCCCGACGGGCCGACCGGACGACGCCGCGCTGTTGGTGGGCAAGACCGCGACGGCGATGGCCACCGTGGCGGTGGCCCGGCACGCGCCGCGCGGCCGGCTCGCCGTGGTCGGGCTCGGGCCGGGCGCGGCCGACCTGCGCACCCCTCGCGCGGTGGCCGAGCTGCGGCGCGCGGCCGTGGTGGTCGGCCTGGACCAGTACCTCGACCAGGTCCGCGACGTGCTTCGCCCGGGCACCCGGGTGCTGTCCAGCGGGCTGGGCGCGGAGGAGGAGCGGGCCCGCGCCGCCGTCGCCGAGGCCGTCGCCGGCCGGGCGGTCGCGCTGGTCGGGTCCGGCGACGCCGGGGTGTACGCGATGGCCAGCCCCGCCCTGGAGTACGCCGACGAGCGGATCGACGTGGTGGGCGTGCCCGGGGTGACCGCCGCGCTCGCCGCCGGGGCACTGCTCGGCGCGCCCCTCGGCCACGACCACGCCTATGTGAGTCTGTCCGACCTGCACACACCGTGGGAGGTCATCGAGCGGCGGGTGACTGCCGCCGCCGAGGGCGACTTCGTGACGGTGTTCTACAACCCGCGCAGCCGGGCGCGCGACTGGCAGCTCGGCAAGGCGCTCGGGATCCTCGCCGCGCACCGGCCACCGGACACCCCGGTCGGGGTGGTACGCAACGCCAGCCGCCCCGGCGAGCGGGTGCACCTGGCCACCCTGACCACGGTGGACCCGACTGCGGTCGACATGTACAGCGTCGTCGTGGTCGGCAACAGCGACACGAGGCTGGTCGCCGGCCGGATGGTCACACCCCGGGGGTACCGGTGGCGATCGTGA